A genomic region of Phragmites australis chromosome 2, lpPhrAust1.1, whole genome shotgun sequence contains the following coding sequences:
- the LOC133908419 gene encoding probable receptor-like protein kinase At2g42960 — translation MSSPNNSVSEALSRTTPVFHLKLWVVIAIVVGIVMGILFIITLWLSVRGKKKTVKGFDTTSLAEIPIMSKEINVDRVDAQSVHDSGPPFMPVHDKYPKMKGAAHLGESRSVDVDAFSQCSSVYNIEKAGSSYSEDYSSSGPARKGSSSYAYSASPLVGLPELSHLGWGHWFTLRDLESATDRFAKSNVLGEGGYGVVYKGRLMNGTEIAVKKILNNVGQAEKEFSVEVEAIGHVRHKNLVRLLGYCVEGIHRMLVYEYVNNGNLEQWLHGNMNQRGVLSWENRMKILLGTAKALAYLHEAIDPKVVHRDIKSSNILINDEFNSKVSDFGLAKLLNSDKSHINTRVMGTYGYVAPEYANSGMLNEKSDIYSFGVVLLESVTARDPVDYSKPADEVNLVEWLKMMVTNKRAEEVVDPNLEVKPPKRALKRAILVGLKCVDPDADKRPKMSHVVQMLEAVQNAYRQDQRKLSLAGSVDIESQQSQEENSNSADA, via the exons ATGTCGTCACCAAACAATTCTGTCAGTGAAGCACTGTCAAGAACAACACCCGTGTTCCATTTGAAATTATGGGTCGTGATTGCCATTGTCGTTGGGATAGTAATGGGAATTCTGTTCATCATTACACTGTGGCTTTCGGTCCGAGGGAAAAAGAAGACGGTGAAGGGATTTGACACTACATCGCTAGCAGAGATCCCTATTATGTCAAAGGAAATCAACGTTGACAGAGTTGATGCACAAAGCGTACATGACAGCGGACCACCATTCATGCCAGTTCATGATAAATATCCAAAGATGAAGGGTGCAGCACATTTGGGAGAGAGTAGATCTGTCGATGTCGATGCGTTCAGCCAATGCAGCTCAGTGTACAACATAGAGAAGGCTGGGAGTTCGTACTCTGAAGATTACAGCAGTTCTGGGCCGGCTAGGAAAGGTAGTTCATCATACGCATattcagcttcgcctctggtTGGCTTGCCAGAGTTATCACATTTGGGTTGGGGCCACTGGTTTACCTTGAGGGACCTGGAGTCCGCGACGGATCGGTTTGCAAAAAGTAATGTCCTGGGAGAGGGAGGCTATGGAGTTGTCTACAAGGGTCGGTTGATGAATGGGACTGAGATTGCTGTGAAGAAAATCCTTAATAATGT GGGGCAGGCAGAGAAGGAATTTAGTGTCGAAGTTGAAGCCATCGGTCATGTTCGGCATAAGAATCTGGTGCGGCTACTGGGCTATTGTGTGGAAGGGATACACAG GATGCTTGTCTATGAGTATGTCAACAATGGCAACCTTGAACAATGGCTTCATGGGAACATGAATCAACGTGGTGTCCTTAGTTGGGAAAACCGTATGAAGATTCTGCTTGGCACTGCAAAAGC GCTTGCGTATCTTCATGAGGCCATAGACCCCAAAGTCGTTCATCGAGATATTAAGTCAAGTAATATCTTAATCAATGATGAGTTCAACAGCAAGGTTTCTGATTTTGGGTTGGCCAAACTTCTGAATTCCGACAAAAGCCATATCAATACAAGAGTGATGGGAACATATGG GTACGTGGCACCTGAATATGCAAATAGTGGGATGTTAAATGAAAAGAGCGATATTTACAGTTTTGGAGTGGTGTTGTTGGAATCCGTGACAGCTAGGGATCCAGTTGATTACAGTAAACCTGCCGATGAG GTGAATCTTGTAGAGTGGCTTAAAATGATGGTTACCAATAAGAGGGCAGAAGAGGTAGTGGATCCAAACCTCGAGGTTAAGCCACCAAAACGTGCCCTTAAGCGGGCAATCTTGGTTGGCCTGAAGTGTGTCGATCCTGATGCTGACAAGAGGCCAAAGATGAGTCACGTCGTGCAAATGCTTGAAGCAGTTCAAAATGCATATCGACAA GATCAGAGAAAGCTCAGCCTGGCGGGAAGCGTGGATATTGAGTCGCAGCAGTCACAAGAGGAGAATTCAAACAGTGCTGATGCCTGA
- the LOC133908418 gene encoding uncharacterized protein LOC133908418 has product MNGVEEQQPSQVSSMSKMQDSVTKSSLGKEAIPGSELWTNGLICAFELIKDHRKPARHKSWPAIEQMQEKGSPMYTRKHTRRNGHQVVAPKLDESNVLENPHQAEFSHDTSVLKDRPAYTGEVLDHKWVPIGWSRIAELVQRVQSDSSWENEQIEISDSEDDYTVADVAAPYWQRPVGPTWWCHVTAGHPSIDTWLNSAHWMHPAIRTALRDESRLISDRMKYLLYEVPVRVAGGLLFELLGQSVGDPYHEEEDIPIVLRSWQTQNFLVTAMHVKGPSSNINVLGVTEVQELLLAGGSQTPRSVHEVIAHLVSRLSRWDDRLFRKYVFGEADEIELKFVNRRNHEDLNLFSIILNQEIRRLATQVIRVKWSLHAREEIVLELLRHLRGNATRAILESIRKCTRNMLEEQEAVRGRLFTIQDVMQSTVRAWLQDRSLRVTHNLAIFGGGGMVLSIITGLFGINVDGIPGAQNTPYAFGLFAGLLFFLGIILIGVGMLYLGLQNPVNSEKVKVRKLELQQLVSMFQHEAEQHGKVREGLSRNGLSPGSSAASDEGYILIS; this is encoded by the exons ATGAATGGTGTGGAAGAGCAGCAGCCGTCTCAGGTCAGCAGCATGTCCAAGATGCAAGACAGTGTTACCAAGTCAAGTTTGGGGAAAGAAGCCATTCCAGGGAGTGAGCTCTGGACCAATGGGCTCATCTGCGCCTTTGAGCTCATCAAGGATCACAGGAAACCGGCACGGCACAAATCATGGCCAGCAATTGAGCAGATGCAGGAGAAAGGTTCCCCCATGTACACGAGGAAGCACACAAGAAGGAATGGGCACCAGGTAGTAGCACCAAAATTGGATGAGAGCAATGTGTTGGAGAACCCCCATCAGGCTGAATTCAGTCATGATACTTCTGTGCTCAAAGATAGGCCAGCGTACACTGGGGAAGTTCTGGATCACAAATGGGTGCCAATTGGATGGAGTAGGATCGCAGAGCTTGTCCAGAGGGTTCAGTCAGACTCCAGTTGGGAGAATGAGCAAAtagagataagcgatagcgaggATGATTACACAGTAGCTGATGTTGCGGCTCCATACTGGCAGCGTCCGGTGGGGCCTACTTGGTGGTGCCATGTCACTGCAGGCCATCCCTCGATCGACACATGGTTGAATAGTGCTCACTGGATGCATCCTGCCATCAGAACTGCACTGAGAGATGAGAGCAGACTGATAAGTGATCGGATGAAGTACCTTCTGTATGag GTCCCAGTTAGAGTTGCAGGAGGACTGTTATTTGAGCTTCTTGGTCAGTCAGTCGGAGATCCATATCATGAAGAGGAAGACATACCCATTGTGCTTCGGTCTTGGCAAACACAAAATTTTCTTGTAACTGCAATGCATGTCAAAGGCCCTTCATCCAATATAAATGTGTTAGGAGTGACGGAAGTGCAG GAGTTGCTTCTTGCTGGTGGAAGTCAAACACCTAGATCTGTCCACGAAGTAATTGCACATTTGGTCAGCCGTCTTTCACGATGGGATGACAG ATTATTCCGAAAATATGTCTTTGGGGAAGCGGATGAAATTGAATTGAAATTTGTGAATAG GAGAAATCATGAAGATCTGAATCTATTCAGTATCATATTGAATCAGGAAATCAGAAGGTTAGCAACACAG GTGATCAGGGTTAAATGGTCACTTCATGCAAGGGAAGAGATTGTTCTTGAGCTTCTCCGACATTTAAGGGGTAATGCCACAAGAGCTATTTTAGAGAGTATTAGAAAATGTACAAGGAACATGTTGGAAGAGCAGGAAGCTGTCCGTGGTCGTTTGTTTACTATTCAGGATGTTATGCAAAGCACTGTCCGCGCATGGCTACAG GATAGAAGCCTTCGTGTTACGCACAATTTGGCTATTTTTGGAGGTGGCGGCATGGTTTTATCCATAATCACTGGACTTTTTGGAATCAACGTCGATGGCATACCAGGAGCGCAGAATACTCCCTATGCTTTTGGTTTGTTTGCGGGacttctcttctttcttgggATCATCCTTATCGGTGTGGGGATGCTGTATCTTGGGTTACAAAATCCAGTTAACAGTGAGAAGGTAAAGGTGAGAAAGCTGGAGCTCCAGCAGCTGGTCTCAATGTTCCAGCATGAAGCAGAACAACACGGCAAGGTCAGGGAAGGCCTTAGCCGGAATGGTTTGTCACCAGGTTCATCTGCAGCCTCCGATGAAGGCTACATTCTTATTTCCTGA